A single genomic interval of Arthrobacter sp. NicSoilB8 harbors:
- a CDS encoding DUF2087 domain-containing protein gives MTAGTRLSGPHWRRVVATLANNDARTAYAQIVLGAKLPDVAADLNDRRRNRAIAALLESGLVERNAGNELEASEAIFRNLLMQQPRRQAQTGLARFMRLGRIERYPANMDERRELLAWIVSQAIEPGEYLTEKQVNQRLLSYTDDVVLLRRYMIDFGLLERTPSGSAYSRHDET, from the coding sequence GTGACCGCAGGGACGAGACTGAGCGGACCGCACTGGCGAAGAGTGGTGGCCACCCTCGCCAACAACGACGCCCGGACCGCCTACGCGCAAATAGTGCTCGGCGCCAAGCTCCCCGACGTGGCTGCTGATCTGAATGACCGACGGCGAAACCGGGCCATCGCCGCCCTGCTTGAGTCAGGGCTTGTCGAACGGAATGCTGGTAACGAACTGGAGGCGTCTGAGGCGATCTTCCGCAACCTGCTCATGCAGCAACCACGGCGACAGGCGCAGACCGGATTGGCTCGCTTCATGCGCCTGGGCAGGATCGAGAGGTATCCAGCCAACATGGACGAACGGCGGGAACTTCTGGCCTGGATTGTCAGCCAAGCCATCGAGCCTGGCGAATACCTAACGGAAAAGCAGGTCAATCAACGGCTCCTCAGTTATACCGATGATGTCGTTCTGCTGCGCCGCTACATGATCGACTTCGGACTACTGGAACGGACGCCCTCCGGATCCGCCTACTCCCGGCACGACGAAACGTAA